A section of the Hevea brasiliensis isolate MT/VB/25A 57/8 chromosome 17, ASM3005281v1, whole genome shotgun sequence genome encodes:
- the LOC110658137 gene encoding S-type anion channel SLAH3, protein MPTSPRENSSEINEKVPSDNGGTSFSNGISVFSTMILSNNHEVRVNITNSDNHQKLEDKSYDSFKTWSGKLERQISHLRGKPRKPSPENSVEHVDALPVDRYYDALEGPEMENLRASEEIVLPDDKLWPFLLRYPITSFGICLGISSQAIMWKTLATSASTKFLHISPKVNLILWCISLALVATVASIYLVKVILYFEAVRREYYHPIRVNFFFAPWIALLFLALGVPPSVANNLHSVLWFILMTPILCLELKIYGQWMCGGQRRLSRVANPSNHLSILGNFVGALLGASMGLKEGPIFFFAVGLAHYTVLFVTLYQRLPTNETLQKELHPVFFLFVAAPSVASMAWAKIQGSFDYGSRIAYFIALFLYFSLAVRINFFRGFKFSLAWWAYTFPMTGAAIATIRYSNEVTNILTRTLAVILSITSTFIVTALLVTTIVHAFVLRDLFPNDIAIAISEKRPKHHHHRHKKWSHRRRGSSENKEIENYG, encoded by the exons atgccaacttcTCCAAGGGAAAACAGCTCAGAGATCAACGAAAAGGTTCCTTCAGATAATGGCGGAACAAGTTTCAGCAATGGAATTTCGGTTTTTTCTACTATGATTCTTTCTAATAACCATGAGGTGAGAGTCAATATTACAAATTCTGATAACCATCAAAAACTGGAGGATAAAAGCTATGATTCTTTCAAAACATGGTCTGGGAAACTTGAGAGGCAGATATCACATTTACGTGGGAAGCCACGTAAACCTTCACCAGAGAATTCTGTGGAGCATGTGGATGCTTTACCTGTGGATCGATACTACGATGCATTGGAAGGGCCTGAGATGGAGAACCTTAGA GCCTCAGAGGAAATAGTGCTACCAGAtgacaagttatggccatttcttCTCCGATATCCCATCACTTCATTCGGTATCTGTCTTGGCATTAGCAGCCAGGCAATCATGTGGAAAACCCTGGCCACCTCTGCTTCCACAAAATTTCTCCATATTAGCCCAAAGGTGAATCTTATCCTATGGTGCATCTCTCTTGCTCTTGTAGCCACTGTTGCTTCCATCTATCTTGTCAAAGTGATTCTCTACTTTGAAGCAGTTCGCCGTGAATACTACCACCCAATCCGTGTCAATTTCTTCTTTGCACCATGGATAGCCCTCCTGTTCTTAGCACTTGGAGTGCCTCCATCAGTTGCTAACAACCTGCATAGTGTCCTTTGGTTCATTCTCATGACTCCAATCCTCTGTCTTGAGCTTAAGATCTACGGACAGTGGATGTGTGGAGGACAAAGAAGGCTTTCAAGAGTGGCGAATCCTTCAAATCATCTCTCAATTTTAGGGAACTTTGTTGGGGCATTGTTGGGTGCATCAATGGGGCTAAAAGAAGGGCCTATTTTCTTCTTTGCTGTTGGGTTGGCTCACTACACAGTGCTATTTGTAACCCTCTATCAGAGACTTCCAACAAATGAAACGCTCCAAAAGGAGCTCCATCCAGTATTCTTTCTATTTGTTGCAGCACCAAGCGTTGCTTCCATGGCATGGGCAAAGATTCAAGGCTCCTTTGATTATGGCTCGAGGATTGCTTATTTCATTGCCCTGTTTCTTTATTTCTCACTA GCAGTTCGTATAAATTTTTTCCGAGGATTTAA GTTCTCATTGGCTTGGTGGGCTTACACTTTCCCCATGACTGGAGCTGCCATTGCAACCATTAGGTACTCAAATGAAGTCACCAACATATTAACTCGAACTCTAGCTGTCATACTCTCTATCACCTCTACTTTTATAGTCACAGCTCTGCTTGTAACCACAATAGTACATGCGTTTGTGCTTCGAGACCTGTTCCCTAATGACATCGCCATTGCCATTAGCGAGAAGAGACCAAAACATCATCATCATCGTCACAAGAAATGGTCCCATCGAAGACGTGGAAGCTCAGAAAATAAAGAGATTGAAAATTACGGGTAG